AGCCGGCCGAGCAGCTCGGGCACATCGTGGCGTTGCGCGATCGCCGTCGCCAGCGCGCCCCTTCCGGGCGCCAGGCGGTCGTACCAGGAGAGCCCACGCGCGGAGCGACGAACGCCAAGGAAGAGACGACGCTCGGCCGGACCGGCCCCACTGTCCGGCGATTGGGTGAGGGTGGCTGTTTCGGTCATGGCGTGCCCCCGGGGAATCGACGCCCCGGAGTGTGCTCGCTTTGCAGGGCCTCGGCGACCCCCAGGGCCGGCTTCCCACCAGTTTCGCGTCGACCGGCCGCCGCCCGGTCAGCTCGCCGACACGATCCGGTGCCGCGCCGAGATGCGCCGGACGGTGCCCGTGGCCGAGCGCATCACGATCGTCTCGGTCTCGATGACGCCGGTGCCGAAGCGCACGCCCGAAAGCATCGAGCCGTCCGTGACGCCGGTCGCCGAGAAGATCACATCGCCGAGCGCGAGTTCGTCGCGCGTGTATTTGCGTTTGATGTCGGCGATGCCGATCTTGTGGGCACGCACGATATCATCGTCCTTCATGGGAACGAGGCGCGTCTGGATCTGACCGCCGATGCACCGCAGCGCCGCTGCCGCCAGGACCCCCTCCGGCGCCCCGTCGATGCCGAAATAGATGTCGATGCCCGTTTCCGCCGGGTCCGTGGTCTGGATGACGCCCGCGATGTCGCCGTCACCGATGAGGCGCACGGCAGCCCCGGCCTCGCGCACTGCCGCAATGAGCTGGGCATGGCGTGGCCGATCGAGGATGCAGGCCGTGAGGTCGGCGACCGCAACGCCCTTGGCTTTGGCAATGGCGGAAAGGTTCTCGCCCGGCGTGCGGTCGAGATCGACGATCCCGTCCGGGTAGCCGGGCCCGACGGCAATCTTGTCCATGTAGATGTCCGGCGCGTGCAGCAGCGTGCCCTCTGGTGCCACGGCAACGACCGCGAGAGCGTTCGGCAGCGCCTTGGCGCAGATCGTCGTGCCTTCGAGCGGATCGACGGCGATGTCGACCCGTGGCCCGCCCGCGCCGACCTCTTCACCGATGTAGAGCATCGGCGCCTCGTCGCGCTCGCCCTCACCGATCACGATGCGCCCGCTGATCGCCAGCCGGTTCAGCTCGCGCCGCATGGCATCGACGGCGGCCTGGTCGGCGGCCTTCTCGTCGCCCCGCCCGCGAAGCCGCGCCGCCGCGATCGCTGCCTGCTCCGTCACTCTGACGATCTCGAGTGTCAGCGATCGGTTCAAAGTCGCCTCGATAGCCATTTCAAGCTCCCCCGCTCCGCCGCTCGCCTTCACGCCGTCCGGCGTCAGCCCCTTCCCGGTCCACCAGTCGATCGCCGCCTTCGCGCGCTGTCACGGCCGCCCCGGCTCAGAAATCCTCGATGCGAATCAATTGTGGCCGCCCGTTCAAATGACCATCCGTTTCGATTGCCGCCAAGGCCTCGCGAATGGCGCGCTCCGTCGTGCGGTGGGTAATCAGCACGACGGAGGCCATCGGCACGCCATCGCCCTGCGGCTTGCCGCCCCCCGCACTGCCGCCACGGCGCTGCACGATGCTCTCGAGCGAGACGCGCTGCTCGGCCATGCGCGTCGCGATGGCGGCGAACGCGCCGATCCGGTCGTAGACGGCGAGCCTGACGAAGTAGGCTCCCTCGTGCGCCTTCATGCCGGCCCGCTCGATGTCCTTGAGTTCGGCCGCCGGGATCACGAACACCGGGCTCTGATCGCCGCGCGCGACGTCGAGGATGTCGCTGACGACGGACGAGGCCGTCGGCCCCGCCCCTGCCCCCGCACCGACCAGCATGATGTGTCCGACGCGGTCACCCTCCACGGCCACACAGTTCGAAACCCCGTTGACACCGGCGATCGCCGAACCGCGCGCAACCATCGTCGGGTGCACCCGCTGCTCGATCCCATGCTCGGTCGCGAGCGCGACCCCGAGCAGCTTGATCGCATAGCCGAGCTCGGCCGCCGCCTCCATGTCGGCGCGCTCGATGTTCTCGATGCCCTCGATGTAGACCTCACCGATCGCGGGCTTGGTGCCGAACGCGAGCGAGGTGAGCAGCGCCAGCTTGTGAGCGGCATCGAAGCCACCGATGTCGAAGGTCGGGTCGGCCTCGGCATAGCCGCGCGCCTGCGCTTCGGCGAGCACTTCCGCGAAGTCGCGCCCTTCCTCCGCCATCGCCGTCAGGATGAAGTTGCAGGTCCCGTTGAGGATGCCGTAGACGCGGCGGATGGTGTTGCCTTGCAGGCTCTCACGCATCGTCTTGACGATCGGGATGCCGCCCGCCACCGCCGCCTCGAACTTGATCGTCGTGCCGGCGGCCTCGGCAAGCCTGGCAAGTCGCGTGCCGTGGTGGGCGAGCAGCGCCTTGTTCGCCGTGACGACCGGCTTACCGCGCCCGATCGCCGCCTCCACCGAGGCACGGGCCGGTCCATCCTCACCCCCGATCAATTCGACGAAGAGGTCGACTTCGTCGGATTCGGCCAACGCCACCGGATCGTCGAACCAGCGATAGCTGTCGATGGCGACGCCGCGATTGCGCCCGCGCTGGCGCGCGCTGACGGCCGTGACCGTGATCGGGCGTGGCAGGTGCGCGTTGATCCGTTCTGCGTGCGCACCGAGCAGCGAAAGCACGCCGCCCCCGACAGTGCCGAGCCCTGCGATACCGATCCGCAACGGTGTCGTCATTTGCCTGCCCCGGTTCCTCACAGAGATTGACGCCGCGTACTTCGCCCGGCGCCTCGTCACGGTCCATAGGACCGCTGACCGCAGCGGGTCGCAGCGCCGACCACCACTCACTCGGCGAGCCTTATGCCGCGAACCGACCGCGAGCGCGAGCGCAATATTGTGTTTGTCGAAGTGCCTCGAACCGGCGCCCATGCGCGGGATCGATCGCGCAGGACACCGGCGCGCGCG
This sequence is a window from Hyphomicrobiales bacterium. Protein-coding genes within it:
- a CDS encoding homoserine dehydrogenase, with protein sequence MTTPLRIGIAGLGTVGGGVLSLLGAHAERINAHLPRPITVTAVSARQRGRNRGVAIDSYRWFDDPVALAESDEVDLFVELIGGEDGPARASVEAAIGRGKPVVTANKALLAHHGTRLARLAEAAGTTIKFEAAVAGGIPIVKTMRESLQGNTIRRVYGILNGTCNFILTAMAEEGRDFAEVLAEAQARGYAEADPTFDIGGFDAAHKLALLTSLAFGTKPAIGEVYIEGIENIERADMEAAAELGYAIKLLGVALATEHGIEQRVHPTMVARGSAIAGVNGVSNCVAVEGDRVGHIMLVGAGAGAGPTASSVVSDILDVARGDQSPVFVIPAAELKDIERAGMKAHEGAYFVRLAVYDRIGAFAAIATRMAEQRVSLESIVQRRGGSAGGGKPQGDGVPMASVVLITHRTTERAIREALAAIETDGHLNGRPQLIRIEDF
- the glpX gene encoding class II fructose-bisphosphatase; the encoded protein is MAIEATLNRSLTLEIVRVTEQAAIAAARLRGRGDEKAADQAAVDAMRRELNRLAISGRIVIGEGERDEAPMLYIGEEVGAGGPRVDIAVDPLEGTTICAKALPNALAVVAVAPEGTLLHAPDIYMDKIAVGPGYPDGIVDLDRTPGENLSAIAKAKGVAVADLTACILDRPRHAQLIAAVREAGAAVRLIGDGDIAGVIQTTDPAETGIDIYFGIDGAPEGVLAAAALRCIGGQIQTRLVPMKDDDIVRAHKIGIADIKRKYTRDELALGDVIFSATGVTDGSMLSGVRFGTGVIETETIVMRSATGTVRRISARHRIVSAS